One window from the genome of Chaetodon trifascialis isolate fChaTrf1 chromosome 20, fChaTrf1.hap1, whole genome shotgun sequence encodes:
- the LOC139348703 gene encoding uncharacterized protein, which translates to MEASPFSYAPERYWTEEKERALIAFFSKHSCLWNHKSESYKNRQLRWKTLEHLRILLSAHPPPVRFTVEDIKNKFKNLRTTFQRQYKMVKASKVSSSEDLFVPQWKHYQQLMFLQGCWDQDDGPDDLPASPQIVLQEESQPVLTSPGLIISFLPTPSTSSPSSLSSCVPSNTMVKCYWTEERERALIAFYSEHNCLWNKRSENHNNRQLRMKLLETLRSQLSDHSVTFSVEDIKCKFKNLRTVFNREFKAVQTSRASDKLYVSKWKHYQQLLFLCESCDEDDSPDDLQILMPQEDKDLEHGNQTPSSTLSSLSSSSTHTNSIMFNNPSAASSDTNPSAGHQIFLSGSPDRLKVAGQTTAPTLPTSPSTSRPGTKTCTNPSALNFSASGSVPADSRLSADSRCHWNEAKVQQLISFYSEHSCLWNHKSESYRNRLLRQSLLETLSSLLSDSELVPFTVEDIKTKFRNLRTIFQREHKAVSSNKTCGSEDFYLPKWKHYRELMFLCDSCDEDERAEDLHFQEPQEARLLRLDRQAPPSSVHYHGAVQSGTKLNITSQSLETPPSPTPPDSRHSSPSSSTSTSSSHTDSRVSARKRVSRRLPPTTSEVLDFMRTFCQSQMVSPHAGFLKYVEECLNETPPDKVKKLKKKIIETIHSVSEEV; encoded by the exons ATGGAGGCGTCTCCGTTCAGCTACGCTCCGGAGAGGTACTGGacggaggaaaaagagagggcGCTCATAGCGTTTTTCTCCA AGCACAGTTGTCTGTGGAACCACAAGTCAGAGAGCTACAAGAACCGACAGCTGCGATGGAAAACTCTGGAACACCTGAGGATCCTCCTGTCAGCTCACCCCCCACCTGTTCGTTTCACAG TGGAAGATATAAAGAACAAGTTCAAGAACCTTCGTACCACCTTTCAGCGTCAGTACAAAATGGTAAAGGCAAGCAAGGTGTCCAGCTCGGAGGACCTGTTCGTGCCGCAGTGGAAGCACTACCAGCAGCTGATGTTCCTGCAGGGCTGCTGGGACCAAGACGACGGCCCGGATGACCTGCCTGCCTCACCGCAGATCGTTCTACAGGAGGAGAGCCAGCCTGTCCTCACCTCGCCGGGACTAAtcatctccttcctccccaCCCCGTCCACCTCTTCCCcgtcttctttgtcctcctgtgTCCCGTCCAACACGATGGTTAAATGTTACTGGACTGAAGAGAGGGAGCGTGCACTAATAGCGTTCTACTCTG AGCATAACTGTCTGTGGAACAAGAGGTCTGAAAACCACAACAACCGTCAGCTGAGAATGAAGCTGTTGGAGACTCTGAGGAGCCAGCTGTCTGACCACTCAGTTACATTCTCAG ttGAAGACATAAAGTGCAAGTTCAAGAACCTGAGGACAGTTTTCAACCGTGAGTTCAAGGCGGTCCAGACCAGCAGGGCGTCTGACAAACTCTACGTGTCCAAATGGAAACACTAccagcagctgctcttcctctgcgaGTCCTGCGATGAAGATGACAGCCCAGACGACCTGCAGATACTGATGCCACAGGAAGACAAGGATTTGGAGCATGGAAACCaaaccccctcctccaccctgagcagcctctcctccagctccacccaCACCAACAGCATCATGTTTAACAACCCATCTGCTGCCTCCAGCGATACCAACCCCAGCGCTGGACACCAAATCTTCCTCTCTGGATCTCCAGATCGTCTTAAAGTGGCAGGCCAGACGACTGCTCCCACTCTCCCCACCTCTCCATCCACGTCACGACCAGGCACCAAAACTTGCACAAACCCCTCTGCTCTAAATTTCTCTGCATCCGGTTCAGtaccagcagacagcagactgaGCGCAGATTCCCGCTGCCACTGGAACGAGGCCAAAGTTCAGCAGCTCATATCATTTTACTCTG AGCACAGCTGTCTGTGGAACCACAAGTCAGAGAGCTACAGGAACAGACTGCTGAGACAGAGTCTGTTGGAGACGCTGAGCAGCCTCCTGTCTGACAGTGAGCTGGTCCCGTTCACAG TGGAAGACATAAAGACAAAGTTCAGGAACTTGAGAACCATCTTCCAACGCGAGCACAAGGCAGTGAGCTCGAACAAAACGTGTGGCTCAGAGGACTTTTACCTTCCAAAGTGGAAACACTACCGCGAGCTGATGTTCCTCTGCGACTCCTGTGACGAGGACGAGCGAGCTGAAGACCTGCACTTCCAGGAGCCGCAGGAGGCCCGACTCCTGCGCCTGGATCGCCAAGCCCCTCCCTCCTCCGTACATTACCATGGCGCCGTCCAAAGTGGTACCAAACtgaacatcacatcacagagccTCGAAACACCTCCCTCACCAACTCCCCCAGACTCCCGgcactcctctccctcctcctccacctccacatcctcctcccacactgacagcagagtgtCAGCACGCAAGCGAGTGAGCCGGCGCCTGCCGCCCACCACCAGCGAGGTGCTGGACTTCATGAGGACATTCTGCCAAAGCCAGATGGTGTCACCGCACGCAGGGTTCCTGAAGTACGTGGAGGAATGTCTGAACGAGACACCACCAGACAAAGTGaagaaactgaagaagaagataatTGAGACGATCCACAGCGTATCCGAGGAGGTTTAG
- the mfsd14ba gene encoding hippocampus abundant transcript 1 protein, protein MPVEPPVGTGRVVLVKKIIMKDGAALQQGIGRPSVYHAVVVIFLEFFAWGLLTTPMLTVLHETFPQHTFLMNGLIQGVKGLLSFMSAPLIGALSDVWGRRSFLLVTVFFTCAPIPLMRLSPWWYFAMISMSGAFSVTFSVIFAYVADVTDERERSTAYGLVSATFAASLVTSPAIGAYLSAWYGDNLVVLVATLIALADICFILLAMPESLPDKMRLNTWGAPISWEHADPFASLRKVGQDSTVLLICITVFLSYLPEAGQYSSFFLYLRQVINFSSTTIAIFIGVVGILSIVAQTLFLTLLMRTLGNKNTVLLGLGFQILQLAWYGFGSEPWMMWAAGAVAAMSSITFPAVSALVSQSADPDKQGVVQGMITGIRGLCNGLGPALYGFIFFLFNVELNTMDPIQGDFNIDPLPLHSPTERALIPGPPFLLGACTVVVAFLVALFIPEKPSCSSSPSQLSLSDKPHPDSKESMSSLAGVHINTPLPGSDEEAPPTASDEDFEPLLQDSIV, encoded by the exons ATGCCGGTGGAGCCGCCGGTGGGTACCGGCCGGGTGGTGCTGGTAAAGAAGATCATCATGAAGGACGGAGCAGCG CTCCAGCAGGGTATCGGCAGGCCCAGTGTCTATCATGCAGTGGTGGTCATCTTCCTGGAGTTCTTCGCCTGGGGACTGCTCACCACGCCCATGCTCACT GTTTTGCATGAAACATTTCCCCAGCACACCTTCCTGATGAACGGACTCATTCAGGGTGTGAAG GGTCTGCTGTCATTCATGTCTGCTCCTCTGATTGGTGCATTGTCGGACGTGTGGGGGAGGCGGTCCTTCCTCTTGGTCACTGTCTTCTTCACTTGCGCCCCGATCCCTCTAATGAGGCTCAGCCCCTG GTGGTATTTCGCCATGATCTCCATGTCTGGCGCTTTCTCTGTCACCTTCTCAGTCATCTTTGCTTACGTTGCTGATGTCAcggatgaaagagagaggagtaCAGCATACGGTCTG GTGTCGGCTACTTTTGCGGCCAGCCTGGTGACGAGTCCGGCCATCGGGGCGTACCTGTCGGCCTGGTATGGAGACaacctggtggtcctggtgGCCACGCTGATCGCTCTGGCCGACATCTGCTTCATCCTGCTGGCCATGCCCGAGTCTCTGCCGGACAAGATGAGGCTCAACACCTGGGGGGCGCCCATATCCTGGGAGCACGCTGACCCCTTCGCT tctctgaGGAAGGTGGGCCAGGACTCGACGGTCTTACTCATCTGTATCACTGTGTTCCTGTCTTACCTGCCGGAAGCTGGGCAGTACTCCAGCTTCTTCCTCTAcctgagacag GTCATTAATTTCTCCTCCACAACCATCGCTATTTTCATCGGAGTGGTGGGCATTCTGTCTATCGTagcacag actctcttcctcactctgctgATGAGGACTCTGGGTAATAAAAACACTGTTCTGTTGGGTTTGGGCTTCCAGATCCTTCAGCTGGCCTGGTACGGCTTTGGATCAGAGCCATG GATGATGTGGGCGGCTGGTGCTGTGGCAGCCATGTCCTCCATCACCTTCCCCGCTGTCTCTGCTCTGGTGTCACAGTCTGCTGATCCTGATAAACAAG GTGTGGTCCAGGGCATGATAACAGGGATCAGAGGTCTGTGTAATGGTCTGGGTCCAGCTCTGTACGGAtttatcttcttcctcttcaacGTCGAGCTCAACACCATGGACCCCATCCAGGGAGACTTCAACATTGACCCCCTGCCTCTGCACAGTCCCACTGAG cgaGCCCTCATCCCTGGCCCGCCATTCCTGTTGGGGGCGTGCACCGTGGTCGTCGCCTTCCTTGTCGCTCTCTTCATCCCTGAGAAgccttcctgctcctcctctccctcccagcTGTCCCTCAGCGACAAGCCCCACCCAGACAGCAAGGAGTCAATGTCCTCGCTGGCTGGTGTCCACATCAACACTCCCCTCCCCGGCAGCGACGAGGAGGCCCCTCCCACTGCCAGCGACGAGGACTTTGAGCCGTTGCTGCAGGACAGTATCGTTTGA